In Salvelinus alpinus chromosome 30, SLU_Salpinus.1, whole genome shotgun sequence, a single genomic region encodes these proteins:
- the dusp12 gene encoding LOW QUALITY PROTEIN: dual specificity protein phosphatase 12 (The sequence of the model RefSeq protein was modified relative to this genomic sequence to represent the inferred CDS: inserted 2 bases in 1 codon) — MIQVEAGVYIGAASDLKDAQDLTNAGITHILTVDSEQPASPDGPFRMKYVYSLDESSTDLLSHLDDCIRFICDACEASKSVLVHCHVGQSRSAAVVTAYLMKCHKMNFGDAYAKLQQLKPDVKMNEGFVDQLALYESLGCEVDVTRPQYKQYRLQKLAEKYPELQNVPKELFAVDPYLSTCSEVEYRCKKCRRKLFRASSILSHTIGNGPTAFAYKKMRNLPSGDQTQCTSYFTEPVQWMEQALLGVMDGQILCPKCRSKLGSFSWCGEQCSCGRWVTPAFQMHKNRVDEIKHXSIATLKS, encoded by the exons ATGATTCAGGTAGAGGCAGGAGTCTACATCGGGGCAGCATCTGACCTGAAAGATGCCCAGGACCTGACCAATGCTGGCATCACCCACATACTCACAGTGGACTCAGAGCAGCCAGCTTCACCTGATGGGCCATTTAGGATGAAGTATGTCTATTCCCTGGACGAGTCCTCCACAGACCTACTCAGCCACCTCGATGACTGCATACGCTTCATATGTGATGCTTGCGAGGCATCAAAATCTGTCCTTGTGCATTG CCACGTAGGCCAAAGTCGGAGTGCGGCGGTGGTGACTGCTTACTTGATGAAATGTCATAAAATGAACTTCGGCGATGCCTATGCCAAACTCCAGCAACTTAAACCTGATGTAAA GATGAATGAGGGGTTTGTGGACCAGTTAGCACTATATGAGTCATTGGGTTGTGAAGTAGATGTCACCCGCCCCCAGTACAAGCAGTACAGACTCCAGAAACTCGCCGAGAAATACCCAG AGCTTCAGAATGTCCCAAAGGAGTTGTTTGCAGTGGACCCTTACCTAAGCACCTGTTCTGAGGTGGAATACAGGTGTAAAAAGTGTCG ACGGAAACTGTTCCGCGCTTCCAGTATCCTCAGTCACACTATTGGCAATGGACCGACTGCGTTTGCGTATAAGAAGATGCGTAACCTACCGAGTGGGGACCAGACCCAATGTACCTCCTACTTCACTGAGCCTGTCCAGTGGATGGAACAGGCCTTGTTAGGGGTGATGGATGGACAG atcTTGTGCCCAAAGTGTAGATCCAAGTTGGGCTCATTCAGCTGGTGTGGGGAGCAGTGTTCCTGTGGTCGATGGGTGACTCCAGCCTTCCAGATGCATAAAAACAGAGTGGATGAAATCAAACA CAGTATAGCCACACTCAAATCATGA
- the LOC139560589 gene encoding uncharacterized protein — MCVCVCVCVCVCRLNMNGPKRTWQQVKIKYKNILQNAVKKNTHRQGTGGGSPKADLTPAEDMALELNKGRPVLEGIPGGKETSIGSSQDATRFIQVSGSTVFLLEPPAQAPDDADPGEGPSAAATAHDGDDDEEETISLDSRRHEDPDAIQWENQPGNISSQAIRKLYGNHLRRQIELADIDIQYKKKKMENLALESEIKKRTIRKLDLEIKKLERELQEDDTAQNKN; from the exons atgtgtgtgtgtgtgtgtgtgtgtgtgtgtgtgtgtagattaaacatgaacgggccaaaacggacatggcagcaggtcaaaatcaaatacaagaacattctgcagaatg cagtgaaaaagaatacccacagacaaggcacgggtggtgggtcaccaaaggctgaccttaccccagcagaggacatggccttggagctaaataaaggcaggcccgtcttagaggggatccctggggggaaagagacgagcataggttcctcccaagatgccacccgcttcattcaag tgtctggcagcactgtgttcctgttagagccaccagcacaagcaccagacgatgctgatcca ggtgaaggccccagtgcagcagcaacagcacatgatggagacgatgatgaggaggagaccatctctctggattccagaaggcatgag gacccagatgctatacagtgggaaaaccagcctggcaacata agctcacaagctatcagaaagttgtatggcaaccacctccggcgccaaatagaactggcagacatagacattcagtacaagaagaaaaagatggaaaatcttgcactggagtccgaaataaaaaagaggacaattaggaaactggaccttgaaataaaaaaacttgagagggag ctccaagaagatgacacagctcaaaataaaaattag